GCATATGTGGCATATTTCTCTTTTGAGTTTATATGCAACTTAAGTCTGTACAACCAATTAATGATTGAACGAGTCCAGCTGCACAATGGCCCATAACTATGGGGTAATGAACCGGTAATTAACTAATGACATGAGTAATCATACACCAGCTCTTGTGAATAAATGAATTATCCTCGGCCCTGATAACCATGATTCAATCTGATATGAGCAAGTAATCGACTCATAAAGTAAAAGCTAATGGGCCTCAAAATAAAATAACTAACAAATACCCAGCAAGGACACCGGTAGATATCGTCATGGCCCTGTAGATACACAGTACCACAGCAGAAAAGCAACAAATTCATTCTGCAATGACCATTGACATTGACCAAACATAGCAAAAAATCACACCTCATTAAAGATGTCCACTGTAGGACTGGCCCTTCCCTCGCTAACCAACCATGGTCTCGCCACTTTCTCCAGCCCAGTGAAGCCTTAACAAACCCAGTAGTCCCCAGACAGAGTGGCCATTGTGCAGATCTGAGCCTCACTGCTGTCCCAACCTGTAAGGGGATCTAGGGAAGAGAGAGGTCTAGGAGGATCAGATGCCCTGAGGAATTCAGTCCTggagagacactacactataaacatGTAAGGCCTTGTTCGGTCTATTACCTCCCACTCGTTctctggacagagagaggagggatgctAAAATCAACACTCCTAAGTCCAATAGGGTCTGGCTGGCCATGGAGTGAGACAGAGATGGCACTAAGCTATGAGTCACTTACAATTATCCACCCCCACTGCCAACTCACACATTAGTAACAGTGTAAGGTAACAGGGCACCCTCAACTGAGAGCCGGCTGACACAGTAGGGTGTTTCTGCGTACTCTTTAGTTGTTGCCATGCCAATAAGTCCCTATGTAACATATTTCCTTTGCATGGTAACAGGCTCATATAAAGTGAAATCCAAAATAGTATGTTTCATACACTGTTATATGTTGGAAAGGTGAAACATCTTTACCGTTTGCATTGACTGCTGGAGAAGGGACTGCATGTTTTCATAGTCAGATCTCTCCATCTTACTCAGGTAGCAATTCTCCTGGTTCATAGGTTTGTAACATATCAAACCCTGCACAAACAAACATACCATAATGTCAGTTCAGCATCCATTGAAGCTCAGTTCTAGCATGGGAAACTGTTTCTAGACAACCAGCCTTTTACAATGCAACAATGTGGAATAAGGAAACAGCCATTTAACAGAAAGGTTCACTGCAGCTTGCCTCAGTTCAATACACTTTCAACAGTTCTGCTTCTTACATGTTTGATGTCAAAgagcacggtggatgtgtggttggCCGGTGAGGTCACAGAATAGGTCACCAGGTCGTTGTGCTTGTCCAccaatgctgattggttgatcaGGGTTCCAGTCAGATCCGGAACTGTGATTCTGACAACCTGTAAGGACCACAGTAGAGGGATAGGTTTACTCAATGTAAACTCATTATCAACATTGTGATTGTACAAGTGTGAGCGAATATTTTGTACATCAACCACAGTCATGTGTGCATCTATGTTAGATTGGGCTACAACACCTCACAGTTTTAATGCCAAATTACAAAGCAACGTGTTCCGACAGGTGAATCAGGTGAGAGTTGTGTCTCCCACCTGTGCGTCGGGCTGTCTGACCCATAGATGCCCCCTGACGCCGAGGGCGATGATGACCAGGAGGAGAGTGGCACTGAGGGTCACCCAGAATGCCTTGTGTGGGAACTGGCAGGACACTGTTGGACCCTCGTCCTGAGGAGACCATACACAACAATAGCTTATCACAATCTACATAGCCACTTGTCTAGGTGAGTGTCTGACTGTTTCTGGATTCAACAACATTGTTGACTTCAACAACAAGTTTGTTAAATCTGAAATAGAATGACACACTATACCCTATGACAACGATGGATTCAGCCGGGGGAGGATGGTCAGGGGGGCAGAACATAatgacaaataatttgtagactgaaaATTGACCGTAAGCCCaaactaaaacataataatttcaaatcttgcttacatttgtatgcagtcatgtctctctatatataatgctagggaatacttgggaacagatttccaaaatttcaatcacttggagctgatttcctggtattttttgctcagaaaacttgggggggcaAATAAAGCCACCAGTTGGGGACCCTGCTCTGTGAGTATTGCACAAATAACATTACCACAACTTAGTCTTTCTACCTGTATGAAAATAACTTTTCCAAGAGCAACAAAATCATTGAGgcgaataaaaaaaatctgacatttaAGCCACCACTGAGCAAGGTACAGATGAGTCCCACTCCTACCATGCGTTGTGAATCCTCCAACTCCGTGGTTTCTGAACGTTTCCAACACCTCACCATCCTGCGTCCGGTGACTTCTCTTCTCTCACTCCGACTTCACCCTTCTCTCACCTATCTGCATCGAGCTGCGGTCATGACCAGCACTGAGTGAGACGCTCTGCGATACACCTGGCcaacttctctctctcgctctctgtagacctgtctccccctctcctccccctcacacagacacacgtgaCAGTCCAAACCCTTTGGCCGGCTACCCTCACCCTAGACAATGGACAAAGGGGTGAGACAAACTCACCTCTGTGGACAGGCTCTGTCATCGGCCATGGCAGGGTGATATGAGAAATGGACTGAAGGACCGTCCAGTCGATGAAAGGCCAAGGTGACTTTAAGAGCTTCTGTGTTAATAACACCAGGGTCCAGCACAGCCCACTGTGTTGAAGTTAACGCAATCCACAGGGAAGCCTTTAATTTTGGAAAaggtatgtttattttttatcagtGTTTGATTGACTTGAGTCAAGGTGAATACTGTTGTCAAGGACAGAGGATGATACAGTAGTTTGATTATTGTATTGGCAGTACAGACAATCTAACGTATTATAGACACTTAGTTACTAAGAAGACTGACATTATGTTACATTaaaacacacttaacaagatcaTTGATTATTGCGCAAACTCCTAACCTAATTGAATGGGAACAAAAGGTAGTTCtatttttacatttacaataCATCAGGATACAATAAGAGTATAACCCAGTTTATGTATACTTCCTCACGTGAATGGGTAATGTAAATGGCAATAAACACAGCATTGGTACAGTGAACATGAGAGTGGACAACATAAGATATATAATTCCTGATGAATTGTCACtgtacttcagtttactgtattTCTGCATAGCTCTCTGCCTTGATAAATATTGAGTGACGTGATTTCAAATGTATGCACACAGATGAGGGAAATACCCAAAAGGAGTGTGTACACATTTCCTCCGACTGTGTTTGAGATCATTGCTACAGAGGGATATTGAGCAAAGAACACAGGCCTTGCATAGCCCTTCTTCCTTTTCACCCAAACACACAGCACATACTTCTCTACCATTTCCTGAACAACTCATTTGAAAAAAAATCGAAATCCATTTATCCACACTGGAAATCAGGAGTGGCTAACCCtcgtcctggagagctactgggtgtgctgggcaggcttttgttccagcccggCTATTTGTTTCCTTTTTCTGCTGAATTAATGTGGTGCATTACAGCAGGGCTGGAACAAAGGCttgcacacccagtagctctccatGAGGAGTCGGCTACACCGGCTGTATatcttgaatatatatatatattcagccaTAGCATACTGTAGTTAAAATAACTTTAATATAGGTTTGTTCTGTTGCAGTCTTAGTATAATCGAAGCAGTTGATTAACTCTCTGTACCTTCCTGAATTTTCACATCTGTAATCCGGAAACAAGCCTGGGTTTTCAGACGCACACAGTCCTTAACGGCCCTTTATAATTAatcaatattaatcaaattatcATCTATCAAGGCTAAAGTCTCACTGAGATAAAAACCTATTTTTCTTTTCCACACCCTGACTGGTTATCCTTGTAGAGCAGGCAGGAGTTCTGCAATACTCTCTACATAGTAGTCAGGTACCATCCCAAGGCGTTTTGGACAGCCACTCTCCTGATGGGCCTCAGCGTCGGCCACAGTGGACACCCCGGTCAGGGTCAGCAGGGTCTTCAGGCCACAGTTGGACCCCAGCAGAATGTCCGTGTCCAACCGGTCCCCCACCATGAGGCAGCGGGTGCGGTCCAGGCCGAACTGGCTGGCCACACAGTCGTACATGAAGTGGTTGGGCTTTCCCACCGTCTGGGCCTGGCGCTGGGCTGCGGTCTCCACAGCCTTCAGGATACAGCCCGTCCCtggtggagacagagaggggaagacatTCAGTGTTGTTGACACATGCTTAAACATACAGTAAGAGATGAAAGATCTGACTTGGGGCAGTGGAAAACCCCTCATGTTATCGCATCACACTGGCTCTCTGTAAGCTACTAAAGATCATTAACACAGCACTCATGTAGCCCCCCTGTATGTGAGCACTACGGACTATGCCAGAGGTCTGGCCCCTTGTGGCACAGATGGTGTGCACTCCATGTGTACAGTAACCACAGTCTTGTTGGCTCATACTCCAGCTGTTATCTCTGCAGACAACATCCTACTTACCTGGGACAGCTTTGCCTCCTTCCAGGGGCAGTCTGGTGTCAGTGTTGGTTCCCACCAGTAGACAGTCAGGGTTGTTGAGGTACTGCAGGGCTCTGTTCAGTTTCATGTAACTGAAGTGCTCATCAAACCCAACAACCACAGCCTTCACCTCAGGGTCCAGAGGTACGTTTGCCCAATCGATCTGGACACCTGATATCAGATCAGGCCCCACACCTGTCTGTTGGATCCCAACCTTTTCTAGTTCCTGCCTCATTGCATTGCTTCCTATGAGATACACTTTGCCCTGTAGTCTGGAGACATGTTTTAGGTACATTGCAGAGCAGTACGCCGTTCCAAACACCTCATCCTCAGTTGCGTTGAATCCCATCAATGCCAGTTTGTCTGCATACATCTTTCTAGTTTTAGTGCTGTTGTTGGTGACGAAAAACACTTTCTTTCCATTCTTCTTGAGCAGGTTGATAACGTCAGGGGCGCCAGGGATCGCCTGATCCCCTCGCCAGATGACACCATCACAGTCAAAGAGGACACTGTCCACAGAATCTAACATTTGCTTTATTAAGGAACCGTTCAG
This genomic interval from Salvelinus fontinalis isolate EN_2023a chromosome 30, ASM2944872v1, whole genome shotgun sequence contains the following:
- the bricd5 gene encoding BRICHOS domain-containing protein 5, whose translation is MVRCWKRSETTELEDSQRMDEGPTVSCQFPHKAFWVTLSATLLLVIIALGVRGHLWVRQPDAQVVRITVPDLTGTLINQSALVDKHNDLVTYSVTSPANHTSTVLFDIKHGLICYKPMNQENCYLSKMERSDYENMQSLLQQSMQTVLLGNETQRQTEFLGVMGGSQVDVSTLEEPLQALCRHSSIHWTRRQDGPGKQRLVYFCIDICFPSNICVSVCFYYLPE
- the pgp gene encoding glycerol-3-phosphate phosphatase — protein: MAVSKCTRLNGSLIKQMLDSVDSVLFDCDGVIWRGDQAIPGAPDVINLLKKNGKKVFFVTNNSTKTRKMYADKLALMGFNATEDEVFGTAYCSAMYLKHVSRLQGKVYLIGSNAMRQELEKVGIQQTGVGPDLISGVQIDWANVPLDPEVKAVVVGFDEHFSYMKLNRALQYLNNPDCLLVGTNTDTRLPLEGGKAVPGTGCILKAVETAAQRQAQTVGKPNHFMYDCVASQFGLDRTRCLMVGDRLDTDILLGSNCGLKTLLTLTGVSTVADAEAHQESGCPKRLGMVPDYYVESIAELLPALQG